Proteins found in one Mucilaginibacter terrenus genomic segment:
- a CDS encoding multiheme c-type cytochrome gives MVSKRTLLFLMFLAVPVCAILTQCLSSKEQQDPRDRVFAGSKTCESCHKAQYNSYLHTAHYLTSRPADINTIHGSFAAGENVFSFGNGMTVAMEQRKKGLYQAGYINGKPAGAERFDITIGGVKAETYLYWKGNQLFQLPMSYFSALHSWTNSPGYDTGRINFTRPIITRCMECHSSYIKEIPNQNLSLTNRAVEYDKSSLIQGIDCERCHGSAANHVNFHTEYPEVKEARYITTYQKLTRQQKLDACAVCHSGNKDVFTRSSFTFKMGDTLAKFKEHNFGPKNTNPATLDVHGNQSDLLASSKCFVASNMDCNTCHNVHTKESGNTQVFVQRCLSCHTSANHNVCKLAPKLGDALKTKCIDCHMPAKPSNLIQVEGNSKKLQVPYLVRTHRIAVYPEETKKIMAFINSH, from the coding sequence ATGGTATCTAAAAGAACATTACTTTTCCTGATGTTTTTGGCGGTGCCTGTTTGTGCAATCCTCACCCAGTGTTTAAGCAGCAAAGAGCAACAGGACCCGCGCGACCGGGTTTTCGCAGGATCTAAAACCTGTGAAAGCTGCCACAAGGCCCAATACAACTCCTACCTGCATACTGCGCATTACCTCACCTCCCGACCTGCAGATATCAACACTATACACGGCAGTTTTGCTGCGGGTGAAAACGTTTTTAGCTTTGGTAACGGCATGACGGTTGCTATGGAGCAGCGCAAAAAAGGCTTATACCAGGCGGGATACATCAACGGTAAACCTGCAGGAGCCGAAAGGTTCGACATTACCATAGGAGGTGTTAAGGCAGAAACTTACTTATACTGGAAAGGCAATCAACTGTTTCAATTGCCCATGTCGTACTTCAGCGCTTTGCACAGCTGGACAAACAGCCCTGGTTACGATACAGGCCGGATTAACTTTACCAGGCCTATAATTACCCGCTGTATGGAATGCCATAGTTCATACATAAAGGAAATACCTAATCAAAACCTAAGCCTCACTAACCGTGCAGTTGAGTACGATAAGTCGTCGTTAATACAAGGGATTGATTGCGAACGTTGCCACGGCTCTGCGGCTAACCATGTAAATTTCCACACAGAATACCCTGAAGTTAAAGAAGCGAGGTACATTACTACTTATCAGAAATTAACAAGGCAACAAAAGCTGGACGCCTGCGCGGTTTGCCACTCCGGTAATAAAGATGTTTTTACACGCTCCAGCTTTACTTTTAAAATGGGCGACACGCTTGCCAAGTTTAAAGAACACAACTTCGGGCCGAAGAATACCAATCCCGCAACGCTGGATGTGCATGGCAATCAAAGCGACCTGCTTGCTTCCAGTAAGTGCTTTGTGGCCAGCAATATGGATTGTAATACTTGCCACAACGTACATACAAAGGAAAGCGGCAACACACAAGTGTTTGTACAGCGCTGCCTTAGCTGCCATACATCAGCTAATCATAACGTATGTAAACTGGCACCGAAACTTGGTGATGCTTTAAAAACCAAATGCATCGACTGCCATATGCCGGCAAAGCCATCAAACCTGATACAGGTTGAAGGTAACAGCAAAAAACTGCAGGTACCCTACCTGGTGCGTACACACAGGATAGCTGTCTACCCTGAGGAAACAAAAAAGATCATGGCTTTTATAAACAGCCATTAA
- a CDS encoding RagB/SusD family nutrient uptake outer membrane protein translates to MKKNHYIISGAVLLAIGITASCKKSFLELTPNGQFLESNYYANPQQALTALVAAYDPMVTETGGLDNTYIDPLGPLNSASDDCFAGGGGSSDIPAWQAINNYTMGPSVGPQGGFWATNFQGVNRADVLLEKLAKVPGLDEATLKRYTAEAHFLRAHYYFDLVRLFKNVPLILTSLQVNDVYKQPQATPEAVYAQIEADLTAAVNDLPTTVPASENGRVTQGAATALLGKVYLYEKKWAQAASTLEKVNGTPGGTSTYGYKLQTNFGDIFSPKNKFNSESIFELVHSGMQNYTWSNWNQFKSNVYVQMVGPRSFNGPIYYAGGYGFNPITPQLVSAMKGDPRYPYTIANIDSLTKATKTSYNESYQGTGYYIEKYAPKVANIVTTGVTDLNWPNDYIEIRLADTYLMEAEALVQAGTNTGRATDLLNAVRARVKLAPVAATLDNIYKERRLELATEGHRWFDLVRTGQAPTALAFKGFKAGTNEILPIPLTETLNGTQVKQNPGY, encoded by the coding sequence ATGAAGAAGAATCATTACATTATATCAGGAGCAGTATTGCTGGCAATAGGCATTACCGCATCCTGCAAAAAGTCTTTCCTGGAACTTACGCCTAACGGCCAGTTCCTGGAAAGCAACTACTATGCAAATCCACAACAGGCATTAACCGCACTGGTAGCGGCATACGACCCTATGGTCACTGAAACTGGTGGCTTGGACAATACTTACATAGACCCGCTTGGACCATTAAACTCTGCATCTGACGATTGTTTTGCAGGTGGCGGCGGTTCATCAGATATACCCGCATGGCAGGCGATAAACAATTACACTATGGGCCCTTCTGTTGGTCCGCAGGGTGGTTTTTGGGCAACCAACTTCCAGGGTGTTAACCGTGCAGACGTGTTACTGGAGAAACTAGCTAAAGTACCTGGCCTTGACGAAGCTACGCTAAAAAGGTATACTGCAGAAGCACACTTCTTACGTGCTCATTACTATTTTGATCTGGTTCGTTTGTTTAAAAACGTGCCATTGATATTAACATCGCTACAGGTAAATGACGTATACAAACAGCCGCAGGCTACCCCAGAAGCTGTATATGCTCAAATTGAAGCTGACCTTACAGCTGCTGTAAACGACTTGCCAACCACTGTACCCGCAAGCGAAAACGGCCGTGTCACACAAGGTGCCGCAACTGCTTTGCTTGGTAAGGTTTACCTTTACGAAAAGAAATGGGCTCAGGCTGCATCTACCCTTGAAAAGGTAAACGGGACGCCGGGTGGTACAAGCACTTACGGCTACAAGTTACAAACCAACTTTGGCGACATCTTTAGCCCTAAGAACAAATTTAATAGTGAGTCGATATTTGAGTTAGTACACTCTGGTATGCAAAACTACACCTGGAGCAACTGGAATCAATTCAAATCTAACGTTTACGTGCAGATGGTTGGTCCGCGTAGCTTTAATGGTCCAATTTACTATGCAGGTGGTTACGGATTTAATCCAATAACCCCACAGCTGGTTTCTGCAATGAAAGGCGACCCACGTTACCCGTACACTATAGCCAATATTGACAGCTTAACAAAAGCGACCAAAACAAGCTATAACGAAAGCTACCAGGGTACCGGTTACTACATTGAGAAGTATGCACCAAAAGTGGCTAACATTGTTACAACAGGCGTTACCGACCTTAACTGGCCAAACGACTATATTGAGATACGCCTTGCAGATACTTACCTGATGGAAGCTGAAGCTTTAGTACAGGCAGGCACCAATACCGGCCGTGCTACCGACTTATTGAATGCTGTGCGTGCACGTGTTAAGCTTGCGCCGGTTGCCGCTACGCTGGATAACATTTATAAAGAGCGCCGCCTGGAACTTGCTACTGAAGGGCACCGCTGGTTTGACCTGGTTAGAACCGGTCAGGCGCCAACTGCCCTGGCATTTAAAGGTTTCAAAGCCGGTACAAACGAGATTTTACCTATTCCGTTGACTGAAACACTTAACGGCACCCAGGTTAAACAAAACCCTGGTTACTAG